AATGGGAACCAGCGCCTTGGGGAGGCCTTCCTTCACATCAAAGGCATCAACTGCGATGTTGAACGTCGACATGCCGGCGTCGGCCAGCTTGTCGATCACATCGGTTCTGAGCAGGCGGGCGTTGGTCGGAAGATAGATCCAAAAATCCTTCTTCGCGGCGTAGTACGTGATCCTGTGAATGAAATCGGGACGCAGAAGCGGCTCACCGCCCATGTAGGCAAGAACGCGGCAGCCGGTTCCATGGAGCCAGTCGATGGAGCGTTTAGCTGTGTCCTCGGTCATGCCCTTGACGCGGTTGTCGAACGCCCAGCAGTAGTGGCAATCGAGGTTGCACTTGAACTCCGTGAACAGATAGGCAATCAAAGGATGGAAGTCGCCCGCAGTGACGCGCGAGCGTATGTAAGGAAACAGCCATCCCCGCATCGCGTGGTAGATCTGCGGAGGAGTCCACTTCCGCTTCTCGGGTGGGCTCCAATCCTCAACATCGTCTATCGGTCCAAGCAACTCGGGACGTTGCGGGAATACCGGCTCTGGAAATTTCTGCGGCCTGCCTTTAGGTTGGAGCCCGCCCGATGGGATCGCTGGCCTGGTCAGAAGGTCATGCAGTTGCACATCGAGCCGGAAGCTGGGAACCTCTCCAGAGAAGGGCTCGGTTTCAGTCGAATGCTGAGGTTGCATTCATACCTCCAAATCGATCAAGCAAGCGGGGAACCTAGCCTGCATCACACCCATTC
This sequence is a window from Terriglobia bacterium. Protein-coding genes within it:
- a CDS encoding radical SAM protein — encoded protein: MQPQHSTETEPFSGEVPSFRLDVQLHDLLTRPAIPSGGLQPKGRPQKFPEPVFPQRPELLGPIDDVEDWSPPEKRKWTPPQIYHAMRGWLFPYIRSRVTAGDFHPLIAYLFTEFKCNLDCHYCWAFDNRVKGMTEDTAKRSIDWLHGTGCRVLAYMGGEPLLRPDFIHRITYYAAKKDFWIYLPTNARLLRTDVIDKLADAGMSTFNIAVDAFDVKEGLPKALVPI